CTGCGGGAGGTCCAGTTTCATGAGGATGTTGCCGATGTGCTTGCCCACCGCCGCCTCGGAGACGACGAGTTGGCGGGCGATCGCCGTGTTGGACTTGCCCTCCGCCACCAGGGCCAGCACCTCGCGCTCGCGGGCCGTGAGGCGTTCGAGCGGGTCACGCCGGCGGCGCAGCAGCTGGCGGACGACCTCCGGGTCGACGACCGTGCCGCCCCCGGCGACCTCCAGGAGGGCCGACTGGAACTCCTCGACCTGGCCGACCCGGTCCTTGAGGAGATAGCCGACGCCGGTGCCGTCCCCGGAGTCGAGGAGCTCGGACGCGTAACTGCGCTGGACGTACTGGCTCAGCACCAGGACCGACAGTGAGGGCTGGGCCTCCCGCAGCCGTACGGCGGCGTGCAGCCCCTCGTCCTTGAAGTCAGGCGGCATCCGTACGTCGGTGACGACGATGTCGGGGGTGTGCTCGGCCGCGGCCGCCATCAGTGCCTCCGCGTCACCGACCGCCGCGACCACCTCGTGGCCGAAGCGGCCGAGCAGGCCGATCAGTCCTTCGCGGAGCAGCACGCTGTCCTCGGCCAGGACTACACGGAGCGCTCGGTCGGCTCGCAAGGGATCTCCACACGCAGTAGGGTCGGGCCCCCGGCAGGGCTGGACAGGGTCAGTCTGCCATCCAGTACGGACACCCGGTCCGCAAGTCCCGTGAGCCCACTGCCCCGTTGGACGTCCGCGCCGCCGCAGCCGTCGTCCCGTACCTCGAAGACGAGCCACCCGTCCGCGTGCCGGCCGGTCACCTCGGCGCGCGCCGCCCCGCTGTGCTTGGCGACGTTCGCCAGCGCCTCGCAGACCACGAAGTAGGCGGCGGCCTCGACCGCTTCGGGCAGCCGACACGGCAGATCCACCGAGACGTCCACCGGTACCACCGACCGGTCGGCGGCGTCGGCGACGGCCGCGCCCACCCCGAAGTCGGCGAGCACCTTCGGATGGATGCCCTGGATCAGCTCCCGCAGCTCGGCCAGCGCCTTGCCGGCCTCGTCGTGGGCCTTGGCGAGCTGGTCGGCCAGCGGGCCGGGCGGCGCGTCGAGACGGGCCAGGCCGAGCGCCATGGTCAGGGCGACGATGCGCTGCTGGGCGCCGTCGTGCAGATCGCGCTCGATCCGGCGGCGCTCCGCCTCGAAGGCGTCGACCAACCGGACCCGGGAGCGCACGAGTTCGGTGACCTTCTCCCCCAGGTCGGTCTCCACGGGCGCGATGAGGAGCCGGGTGAGTTCGGCGCGGCCCACCGCCACGGCGCCGATCGCATACGCGCTGACGGCGAAGAGCAGCAGGCCGGCGACGGCGACGGCGAAGGCCTCGGGCCAGCTGGTCGCCGTCCACATCTTCAGCACGGGCGCCTCCTCGCCGTCCCCGACCGTCGCCATCAGGACCGGGGTCGCCACCAGGCCCACCGGCACGACGAGCGCCATGACGAACACCAGCAGATCGAGCGGCCACAGCACCGTCGCGAACGCCAGCGTGTAGCCGAGCTCCCGCCAGGTCTCCTG
Above is a window of Streptomyces griseorubiginosus DNA encoding:
- a CDS encoding response regulator transcription factor; the encoded protein is MRADRALRVVLAEDSVLLREGLIGLLGRFGHEVVAAVGDAEALMAAAAEHTPDIVVTDVRMPPDFKDEGLHAAVRLREAQPSLSVLVLSQYVQRSYASELLDSGDGTGVGYLLKDRVGQVEEFQSALLEVAGGGTVVDPEVVRQLLRRRRDPLERLTAREREVLALVAEGKSNTAIARQLVVSEAAVGKHIGNILMKLDLPQADETHRRVLAVLAYLRA
- a CDS encoding sensor histidine kinase; the encoded protein is MRSLNVWQALTRSGYLRSGWPWRAAGYLLSSAPVGIVVLLAIVLAAAVGSALAVVLVGLPLLALLALSGLPVAAVERRRLRLVDRRPAPTPHRVPDEPGLMAWVRTRFREQETWRELGYTLAFATVLWPLDLLVFVMALVVPVGLVATPVLMATVGDGEEAPVLKMWTATSWPEAFAVAVAGLLLFAVSAYAIGAVAVGRAELTRLLIAPVETDLGEKVTELVRSRVRLVDAFEAERRRIERDLHDGAQQRIVALTMALGLARLDAPPGPLADQLAKAHDEAGKALAELRELIQGIHPKVLADFGVGAAVADAADRSVVPVDVSVDLPCRLPEAVEAAAYFVVCEALANVAKHSGAARAEVTGRHADGWLVFEVRDDGCGGADVQRGSGLTGLADRVSVLDGRLTLSSPAGGPTLLRVEIPCEPTERSV